In one window of Tellurirhabdus rosea DNA:
- the gatA gene encoding Asp-tRNA(Asn)/Glu-tRNA(Gln) amidotransferase subunit GatA yields MPIRFYQSLSQIQSDLASGVVTCRQLVDHYLQRIDENGHLNAFVAVYAEEARAQAEVVDQKLAAGTAGRLAGMVLGIKDVLCYKDHGVQAGSRILDSFVSQFTATAVQRVLDEDAIIIGRQNCDEFAMGSSNENSAFGPVRNAADPDRVPGGSSGGSAVAVQAGLCLASLGTDTGGSVRQPAAFCGVVGLKPTYGRVSRWGLIAYASSFDCIGPITHSVEDAALLLEIMAGPDEFDSTVSRQPVAEYTGQPADGRKLRIGYLREGVESEGVDPVIRQRTQERLEGLRAEGHTAEPVDFPLLQYILPTYYILTTAEASSNLSRFDGVRYGHRSPAATDLESLYKKSRTEGFGPEVRRRIVLGTFVLSASYYDAYYTKAQQVRRLIKEFTDSLFEKYDLIVSPVTPTTAFRIGEKTSDPLQMYLADIFTVQANVVGCPAISIPNGTDEAGLPIGFQMMAAPFREADLLAAARLMNGES; encoded by the coding sequence CCTGCCGCCAGCTCGTTGACCATTACCTCCAGCGAATCGACGAAAACGGGCATCTGAATGCCTTTGTGGCCGTTTATGCCGAGGAGGCCAGAGCGCAGGCCGAGGTCGTCGATCAGAAACTGGCCGCCGGTACCGCCGGACGTTTAGCGGGGATGGTGCTCGGCATCAAGGATGTGCTGTGTTACAAAGACCACGGCGTACAGGCCGGAAGCCGCATTCTCGACAGCTTTGTGTCGCAGTTTACGGCTACGGCAGTGCAGCGCGTGCTCGACGAAGATGCCATCATCATCGGGCGGCAGAACTGCGACGAATTTGCGATGGGCTCGTCCAACGAAAACTCGGCTTTCGGACCCGTGCGCAACGCGGCCGATCCGGACCGGGTGCCGGGCGGCTCCTCGGGGGGCTCGGCGGTGGCCGTGCAGGCGGGGCTGTGTTTGGCTTCGCTGGGGACGGACACGGGCGGCTCGGTGCGGCAGCCCGCGGCGTTCTGCGGCGTGGTGGGCCTCAAGCCGACCTACGGCCGCGTCTCGCGCTGGGGCCTGATCGCCTACGCTTCCTCCTTCGACTGCATTGGGCCGATTACCCATTCGGTGGAAGACGCGGCGCTGCTGCTGGAAATCATGGCCGGTCCCGACGAGTTTGACAGTACGGTGTCCCGGCAGCCGGTTGCGGAGTATACCGGACAGCCTGCCGACGGCCGGAAACTGCGTATTGGTTATCTGCGGGAAGGCGTGGAGAGCGAAGGCGTAGACCCCGTTATCCGGCAGCGTACGCAGGAGCGACTGGAAGGGCTCCGGGCCGAGGGCCATACGGCCGAGCCGGTGGATTTTCCGCTCCTGCAATACATTCTCCCTACGTATTATATCCTGACGACGGCCGAAGCCAGTTCCAACCTGTCCCGCTTCGACGGGGTGCGCTACGGCCATCGTTCCCCGGCCGCCACGGATCTGGAATCCCTGTATAAGAAATCCCGGACGGAAGGGTTCGGGCCGGAAGTCCGCCGGCGGATCGTGCTCGGCACGTTTGTCCTGAGTGCGAGCTATTACGACGCCTACTATACCAAGGCGCAGCAGGTCAGGCGGTTGATAAAAGAATTTACGGATTCGCTGTTTGAAAAATACGATTTGATCGTATCGCCCGTTACCCCAACAACGGCCTTCCGCATTGGCGAGAAGACCAGTGATCCGCTCCAGATGTATCTGGCCGATATTTTTACCGTTCAGGCCAATGTAGTCGGTTGTCCGGCCATTTCCATTCCCAACGGCACCGACGAAGCCGGTTTGCCCATCGGGTTCCAGATGATGGCGGCTCCTTTCCGCGAAGCCGACCTGCTGGCGGCGGCCCGCCTCATGAATGGGGAATCATAG
- a CDS encoding lytic transglycosylase domain-containing protein, with protein MLHVKKALSSLRRMGTLAIALCVSPAIFAQQIPAEKAAEVADSTGEEVNVVLVQDVPTVPAELLQQRLARLQKTIPLNYNKTVHGFIDYFTFRKPSYTRMVMERIPMFFPLYEKYLEKYEIPDELKYLSIVESALNPKAISVASAGGLWQFMPVTGREYGLYQDEYVDERFDPVKSTDAACRYLKRLHKIFGDWHLALAAYNSGPGTVKRAMRRSGGDSFWTVYNYLPQETRAYVPQFIALTYMMHYANDHGIFAENPQYPIPFDTLHVNSYFNLPKFSKFTGIALEDLQKMNPALTTTVLPAHTRNYVLRVPAERFEYFESNRKVILDSVTSLPVMAANMLLASAEDYRSDTSYKKRDWFPFTDANEQQSSQPVVAANPLVEEGETIEEVVQRKPKKVTHTVRRGEWLGKIADKYGVAVYDLKKWNRLKGEKVAAGQKLLILKEPAVVERERVDKKPVVKAEPIAARKESKTYKPKYHIVQEGDTLWNISKRYGGISVDELKKLNNITDNTLKAGQKLILG; from the coding sequence ATGTTGCACGTAAAAAAAGCCTTGAGTAGTCTGCGGCGAATGGGAACCCTCGCCATCGCCCTGTGTGTAAGCCCCGCGATTTTTGCCCAACAGATTCCGGCCGAAAAGGCCGCCGAAGTAGCCGATTCAACTGGCGAAGAAGTGAACGTGGTCCTGGTTCAGGATGTGCCGACCGTCCCGGCCGAGCTCCTGCAGCAGCGCCTCGCCCGGCTTCAGAAAACGATTCCGCTGAATTATAACAAGACCGTCCACGGCTTCATCGATTACTTCACCTTCCGCAAGCCGAGCTATACCCGGATGGTGATGGAGCGGATTCCGATGTTTTTTCCGCTCTACGAAAAATACCTGGAGAAGTACGAAATTCCCGATGAACTCAAATACCTGTCCATCGTCGAGTCGGCGCTGAACCCGAAAGCCATTTCGGTCGCGAGCGCGGGCGGCCTCTGGCAGTTTATGCCCGTCACGGGCCGCGAATACGGGCTGTATCAGGATGAATACGTCGATGAGCGTTTTGACCCGGTGAAATCGACCGATGCGGCCTGCCGGTACCTGAAGCGGCTGCACAAGATTTTCGGCGACTGGCACCTGGCGCTGGCGGCTTACAACAGCGGTCCCGGCACCGTAAAGCGGGCCATGCGGCGTTCGGGCGGCGATTCGTTCTGGACGGTTTACAACTACCTGCCGCAGGAAACCCGGGCGTACGTGCCGCAGTTCATCGCGCTGACGTACATGATGCATTACGCCAACGACCACGGCATTTTTGCCGAAAATCCGCAATACCCCATTCCGTTCGATACGCTGCACGTCAACAGTTACTTTAATTTGCCGAAGTTTTCGAAATTCACCGGCATTGCGCTGGAGGATTTGCAGAAAATGAACCCTGCCCTGACGACGACCGTACTGCCGGCGCATACCCGCAACTACGTACTTCGGGTCCCGGCCGAGCGGTTTGAGTACTTCGAATCGAACCGGAAAGTTATTCTGGACTCGGTAACGTCCCTGCCGGTCATGGCGGCCAACATGCTGTTGGCTTCGGCAGAAGACTACCGCAGCGACACGTCCTATAAGAAACGCGACTGGTTCCCGTTCACCGATGCCAACGAGCAGCAGTCGAGCCAGCCGGTCGTGGCGGCCAACCCGCTGGTGGAAGAAGGCGAAACCATCGAGGAAGTGGTGCAGCGCAAGCCGAAAAAAGTGACGCATACCGTGCGGCGCGGCGAGTGGCTGGGCAAGATCGCCGATAAGTACGGCGTGGCAGTCTATGACCTCAAAAAATGGAACCGCCTGAAAGGAGAGAAAGTAGCGGCCGGACAAAAGCTGCTGATTCTCAAAGAGCCGGCGGTAGTCGAGCGGGAGCGCGTGGACAAAAAGCCGGTGGTGAAAGCCGAGCCGATAGCCGCGCGCAAAGAAAGCAAAACCTACAAGCCGAAGTACCACATCGTGCAGGAAGGCGACACGCTCTGGAACATTTCCAAACGCTACGGCGGCATCTCGGTAGATGAGCTGAAAAAGCTCAACAACATCACCGATAACACCCTGAAAGCGGGCCAAAAGCTGATTTTAGGCTGA